One Streptomyces fagopyri DNA window includes the following coding sequences:
- a CDS encoding MFS transporter — translation MPKINKTRTRNVAPDNGKDLTRLRIALTAFFALDGFVFAGWVVRIPAIKEQTGASASTLGLALLGVSAGAVITMTLTGRLCRRFGNHPVTVVCAVILSLSVALPPLTHSPVALGAVLLVFGSAYGGINVAFNSAAVDLVAALRRPIMPSFHAAFSLGGMIGAGLGGLVAGSLSPTRHLLGLTCVGLLVTAVAGRVLLREEAPAAPDRPHHDATPAAPDRPHRGGDRVPRRVGSRTRVLVLVFGVIALCTAYGEGALADWGALHLEQDLEAHPGVAAAGYSCFALTMTIGRLSGTALLERLGRTRILVVGGATAAAGMLLGSLAPSAWAALLGFAVTGLGLANIFPVAIERAGALAGPGGVAAASTLGYGGMLLGPPAIGFMADWFSLPTALTSVAALAAVAAVIGFTTRRVAVA, via the coding sequence GTGCCGAAAATAAACAAAACCCGGACGCGCAACGTCGCGCCCGACAACGGCAAGGATCTGACCCGCCTCCGTATCGCCCTGACCGCCTTCTTCGCCCTCGACGGGTTCGTCTTCGCCGGCTGGGTCGTGCGCATCCCCGCCATCAAGGAGCAGACCGGCGCCTCCGCGAGCACACTCGGGCTCGCGCTGCTCGGAGTCTCGGCCGGCGCGGTGATCACGATGACACTCACCGGGAGGCTGTGCCGACGCTTCGGCAACCATCCGGTGACCGTCGTCTGCGCCGTCATCCTCTCGCTGAGCGTGGCGCTGCCGCCGCTCACCCACTCCCCGGTGGCCCTGGGCGCCGTGCTCCTGGTGTTCGGCTCCGCCTACGGCGGGATCAACGTCGCGTTCAACAGTGCCGCCGTCGATCTGGTGGCCGCGCTGCGACGGCCGATCATGCCCAGCTTCCACGCGGCGTTCAGTCTGGGCGGGATGATCGGCGCGGGTCTCGGCGGACTGGTCGCGGGATCGCTCTCCCCCACCCGTCATCTGCTGGGACTGACCTGCGTCGGCCTGCTGGTGACCGCCGTCGCGGGACGCGTCCTGCTGCGTGAGGAGGCTCCGGCCGCTCCGGACCGCCCCCACCACGACGCCACTCCGGCGGCACCGGACCGCCCCCACCGAGGCGGGGACCGGGTACCCCGCCGCGTGGGCTCCCGTACCCGGGTGCTGGTCCTCGTCTTCGGCGTGATCGCCCTGTGCACGGCGTACGGCGAGGGAGCCCTGGCCGACTGGGGGGCGCTGCATCTCGAACAGGACCTCGAAGCCCACCCAGGTGTTGCGGCCGCCGGCTACTCCTGCTTCGCGCTCACCATGACGATCGGCCGGCTCAGCGGGACGGCGCTGCTGGAGCGGCTCGGACGGACCAGGATCCTGGTGGTGGGCGGTGCGACGGCCGCCGCCGGCATGCTGCTCGGGTCGCTCGCCCCTTCCGCGTGGGCCGCTCTCCTCGGATTCGCCGTCACGGGGCTCGGCCTCGCCAACATCTTCCCCGTGGCCATCGAGCGTGCCGGTGCCCTGGCCGGGCCCGGCGGAGTCGCCGCCGCGTCCACGCTCGGTTACGGCGGCATGCTCCTCGGACCGCCCGCCATCGGGTTCATGGCGGACTGGTTCTCCCTGCCCACGGCACTCACCAGTGTGGCCGCGCTGGCCGCCGTGGCCGCCGTCATCGGCTTCACCACCCGACGGGTCGCGGTGGCCTGA
- a CDS encoding fatty acyl-AMP ligase — MARSLVDLLTAHASRQPDRTAYRYLVTGDCDGEIQDISYGRLAERSRAVAAWLQERGLAGSRAMLLYPPGLEFMSAYLGCLSAGVVAVPGVPPQGRSQNHRALLRTRRLMADADVRVILGGRDVMATLAGTAEHLPELAGITRVATEDIPDEAAGSWREPDLTADSVAFLQYTSGSTSAPRGVMVTHGNLLDNERIITERMGHTPEVIEEYGHELFVSWLPVYHDMGLIGPVLNAVHLGVTATFFSPLHFLQRPERWLNAVSHYGPHTSGGPNFAYELCLKHATPELLDGLDLSRWRVAFNGAEPVRAATLSRFTETFAAAGFRREALYPCYGLAEATLIVTGGSVPAPPTLVESAGTGPHAGATDAVAVGSGRPGPGTTVVIADPERQEELPEGEVGEIWVAGAGVAKGYWRNALATRQTFRAALKNREGHFLRTGDLGFLRDGELFVTGRLKDLMVIDGRNHHPQDLELSAEMSHWALRPGCTAAFSVDAGEEGERPVLVAETAPEALGESEKIVDLIRGAIGEAHGLPVRDVVLIHPGTIPKTSSGKIQRRATRTAYLDGTLSPVGAPARS, encoded by the coding sequence ATGGCTCGTTCCCTGGTCGATTTACTGACCGCGCACGCCTCCCGACAGCCTGACCGGACCGCTTACCGGTATCTCGTCACGGGTGACTGCGACGGAGAGATCCAGGACATCTCCTACGGGCGGCTGGCCGAGCGCTCCCGGGCCGTGGCCGCTTGGCTGCAGGAACGCGGACTGGCCGGTTCCCGCGCGATGCTGCTCTATCCACCCGGACTCGAGTTCATGTCCGCATATCTGGGCTGTCTTTCGGCCGGAGTCGTCGCCGTACCGGGCGTGCCTCCGCAGGGACGGTCGCAGAATCACCGTGCGCTGCTCCGGACGAGGCGCCTGATGGCCGACGCGGACGTCAGGGTGATCCTGGGCGGCCGTGACGTGATGGCCACCTTGGCGGGTACGGCGGAGCACCTGCCGGAACTGGCCGGGATCACCCGCGTCGCGACCGAGGACATCCCCGACGAGGCGGCCGGCTCCTGGCGCGAGCCCGACCTCACCGCCGACTCCGTCGCCTTCCTCCAGTACACCTCCGGATCCACCTCCGCCCCGCGCGGCGTGATGGTGACGCACGGGAACCTGCTGGACAACGAGCGGATCATCACGGAACGGATGGGCCACACCCCGGAGGTGATCGAGGAGTACGGTCACGAACTCTTCGTCAGCTGGCTTCCCGTCTACCACGACATGGGCCTCATCGGCCCGGTCCTGAACGCGGTGCACCTCGGTGTGACCGCCACGTTCTTCTCGCCGCTGCACTTCCTGCAACGGCCCGAGCGCTGGCTGAACGCCGTCAGCCACTACGGCCCGCACACCAGCGGCGGCCCCAACTTCGCCTACGAGCTGTGCCTGAAGCACGCGACGCCCGAACTGCTCGACGGGCTCGACCTGAGCCGTTGGCGCGTCGCCTTCAACGGCGCGGAACCGGTGCGGGCCGCCACCCTGAGCCGGTTCACCGAGACCTTCGCCGCCGCGGGCTTCCGTCGCGAGGCGCTGTACCCGTGTTACGGCCTGGCGGAGGCCACGCTGATCGTCACCGGCGGTTCGGTACCGGCCCCGCCCACTCTGGTCGAGTCCGCCGGGACCGGGCCGCACGCCGGCGCGACGGACGCGGTGGCGGTCGGCTCCGGCCGCCCCGGCCCCGGCACCACCGTCGTCATCGCCGACCCCGAGCGGCAGGAGGAACTTCCCGAGGGCGAGGTCGGTGAGATCTGGGTCGCCGGCGCCGGCGTAGCCAAGGGCTACTGGCGCAACGCCCTCGCCACCCGGCAGACGTTCCGGGCCGCCCTGAAGAACCGCGAGGGTCACTTCCTGCGCACCGGCGACCTCGGCTTCCTGCGGGACGGCGAGCTCTTCGTCACCGGTCGCCTCAAGGACCTGATGGTCATCGACGGCCGCAACCACCATCCCCAGGACCTGGAACTGTCCGCCGAGATGTCCCACTGGGCGCTGCGGCCCGGCTGCACCGCCGCCTTCTCCGTGGACGCCGGGGAGGAGGGAGAACGCCCCGTCCTCGTCGCGGAGACGGCCCCGGAGGCGCTGGGCGAGTCCGAGAAGATCGTCGACCTGATCCGCGGCGCGATCGGGGAGGCCCACGGCCTGCCGGTGCGCGACGTGGTCCTGATCCACCCCGGCACCATTCCGAAGACGTCCAGCGGGAAGATCCAGCGCCGGGCCACCCGGACCGCGTACCTCGACGGCACCCTGTCCCCGGTCGGCGCGCCCGCCCGGAGTTGA